The proteins below come from a single Mytilus edulis chromosome 5, xbMytEdul2.2, whole genome shotgun sequence genomic window:
- the LOC139522613 gene encoding nectin-1-like — MYWFLGQQNITSNSTYLSNLESPTDKYTVISNLRYKVHRSYNRQKLICIAVNIAGSMETSLTLNVKYAPDITVENKTFSLTQSSRQIPSSVDSNPPVNTLAWHHKSTYGEILREFSGKNQILTLPAVPEDQRYQDTGEYVCTADNGIVGINGQIKQKGSGYVSSNVFGE, encoded by the exons ATGTACTGGTTCCTTGGACAACAAAATATTACATCAAACTCTACATATCTATCTAACCTAGAATCACCAACCGATAAGTATACAGTGATATCGAATTTGAGATACAAAGTGCATAGAAGTTATAATAGACAGAAGCTAATATGTATAGCTGTTAATATTGCTGGATCCATGGAAACATCTCTAACATTAAATGTTAAAT ATGCACCTGAtattacagtagaaaataaaactttttcacTGACTCAGTCATCAAGACAGATACCTAGTTCTGTAGATAGTAATCCTCCTGTAAACACTTTAGCATGGCACCATAAATCTACGTATGGTGAAATACTCAGAGAGTTTAGTGGCAAAAACCAGATATTGACACTACCTGCAGTACCTGAAGATCAAAGGTATCAGGACACCGGGGAATATGTTTGTACAGCTGATAATGGTATAGTGGGAATAAATGGACAAATAAAACAGAAAGGATCTGGATATGTTAGTAGTAACG tctttggtgaatag